A genomic segment from Zerene cesonia ecotype Mississippi chromosome 5, Zerene_cesonia_1.1, whole genome shotgun sequence encodes:
- the LOC119840232 gene encoding sarcoplasmic calcium-binding proteins I, III, and IV-like: MVSEFRKQKLLHVFKIFFNGDANSVIEKKDFEDSLKRIVQLQGWKEGDITYKVAQDIMLQIWDGFQAADANSDGKVTGDEWIAMWDNQDKYDFPEWQKLFCRVCFHIKDSASDGSLDADEFIRVLTNAFGVSNDDAKLAYEKISQGKSGISWEDYQKLFMDFFVADDVNAPGNYVFGAAPFLK, encoded by the coding sequence ATGGTCTCCGAATTTAGAAAGCAAAAATTATTGCATGTTTTCAAGATTTTCTTTAACGGTGATGCCAATAGCGTAATCGAGAAGAAGGACTTTGAAGATTCACTGAAGAGGATTGTACAACTGCAAGGATGGAAAGAAGGTGACATAACCTACAAAGTGGCTCAAGATATTATGCTCCAGATTTGGGATGGCTTCCAAGCAGCTGACGCTAACAGCGACGGGAAGGTAACCGGCGATGAATGGATAGCAATGTGGGACAATCAAGACAAATATGACTTCCCAGAATGGCAGAAACTGTTTTGCAGAGTCTGCTTCCACATCAAAGATTCGGCCTCAGATGGTTCCTTGGACGCTGATGAGTTCATTAGGGTTCTTACAAACGCTTTCGGTGTATCCAATGATGACGCCAAATTAGCATACGAAAAGATTTCACAAGGCAAGTCAGGTATCTCGTGGGAAGATTATCAGAAGTTGTTCATGGACTTTTTCGTCGCTGATGACGTCAACGCACCTGGAAACTACGTGTTTGGAGCAGCAccctttttgaaataa
- the LOC119840084 gene encoding sarcoplasmic calcium-binding proteins I, III, and IV-like, with amino-acid sequence MVSDFRKKKLLHVFTSFFDRNGSGSIDKKDFELAVENISKLRGWSAGDAKYKEIQASLMKIWDALQGRADADKDGEISVDEWIAMWEEYAKNPAAPLDWQSQYCKFIFNLEDASGDGAIDGEEFSSVYASFGLNKDDALAAFRKMSKGKANVSWGEFQELWKEYFTTEDVNAAGNFIFGKSNF; translated from the coding sequence ATGGTTTCCGACTTCAGAAAGAAGAAACTGCTCCACGTCTTCACTTCCTTCTTTGACAGGAATGGAAGTGGTTCAATTGATAAGAAAGACTTCGAACTGGCTGTCGAGAATATCTCTAAGCTGCGAGGCTGGAGCGCTGGTGATGCCAAATATAAGGAAATTCAGGCGTCTCTCATGAAAATATGGGATGCTCTGCAAGGAAGGGCTGATGCTGACAAAGACGGCGAAATATCCGTTGACGAGTGGATCGCAATGTGGGAGGAGTACGCCAAGAACCCCGCTGCCCCTCTCGACTGGCAGAGCCAGTACTGCAAATTCATCTTCAACCTCGAAGACGCGAGTGGAGATGGTGCCATCGATGGAGAGGAATTCTCATCTGTGTACGCTTCCTTCGGCCTGAACAAGGATGATGCACTAGCCGCTTTCAGGAAAATGTCCAAGGGCAAAGCTAACGTATCCTGGGGAGAGTTCCAGGAGCTGTGGAAGGAATATTTCACCACTGAGGACGTGAACGCCGCTGGCAACTTCATCTTTGGGAAATCCAATTTTTAG
- the LOC119840230 gene encoding calexcitin-2-like, whose amino-acid sequence MLSELRKKKLAWIFKSFYDADESGFVEKKDFEEGLNRLAKHQGWKDTDPIYAKVKEVAADIWEGLRKMSDVDNDGKVTLEEWMTMWDFQGTELPEWNKLYAKIIFQVQDATGDGVIDQDEYVQVHSAFGVPKDVAAESFKKLSQGKSTLNLQEFEKLFTEFFLSDDLNAPGNYIFASTKFV is encoded by the coding sequence atgttgTCTGAACtgagaaagaaaaaattggCTTGGATCTTCAAGTCATTCTACGATGCTGACGAGAGTGGTTTCGTTGAGAAGAAGGACTTTGAGGAGGGCTTGAATAGATTAGCCAAGCATCAAGGATGGAAGGACACTGATCCTATTTACGCCAAGGTCAAGGAAGTGGCCGCTGATATCTGGGAAGGTTTAAGAAAGATGTCCGACGTTGACAACGACGGTAAAGTGACTCTAGAAGAATGGATGACGATGTGGGACTTCCAAGGCACAGAACTGCCCGAGTGGAACAAATTATACGCCAAAATCATCTTCCAAGTCCAAGATGCTACCGGCGACGGTGTTATAGATCAAGATGAATACGTGCAGGTCCATTCCGCATTCGGAGTGCCGAAGGATGTAGCCGCGGAGTCGTTCAAGAAGCTATCGCAAGGCAAGTCGACTTTGAATTTGCAAGAGTTCGAAAAGTTATTCACTGAGTTCTTCTTGTCCGATGATCTCAACGCCCccggaaattatattttcgcttcgactaaatttgtttaa
- the LOC119840231 gene encoding sarcoplasmic calcium-binding proteins I, III, and IV-like translates to MVSDFRKKKLLFIFKVIFDADESGEAEKKDFDLFLEKISKLLGWKESDVVYQVARDSLAEIWKGISCGADVNKDGKVTADEWLAMWDLPESVCRSCFNDWQKLFCKVFFYIQDKSSDGAVDCQEFVDVHVAIGLPREGASEAFKKLAQGKPSISWEEYQERYAEYFLSEDENAPGNWLFGSDRFNE, encoded by the coding sequence atggTGTCCGACTTCCGAAAGAAAAAACTGCTATTCATTTTCAAAGTAATTTTCGACGCCGATGAAAGTGGTGAAGCTGAGAAGAAAGATTTTGATCTCTTTTTGGAAAAAATCTCAAAACTTCTAGGCTGGAAGGAAAGTGACGTGGTGTACCAAGTGGCTCGGGACTCGCTTGCTGAAATTTGGAAAGGCATATCTTGTGGTGCCGATGTTAATAAAGATGGTAAAGTAACAGCGGATGAATGGTTGGCCATGTGGGATTTACCTGAGTCGGTGTGTCGTTCTTGCTTCAATGATTGGCAGAAATTGTTCTGTAAAGTCTTCTTTTATATACAAGATAAATCATCGGATGGTGCTGTGGATTGTCAGGAATTTGTAGACGTCCATGTTGCTATCGGTTTACCGAGAGAAGGGGCGAGTGAAGCCTTCAAAAAGTTGGCACAAGGTAAGCCTAGCATTTCATGGGAAGAATATCAAGAACGCTACGCTGAATACTTCTTGTCGGAAGACGAAAATGCGCCTGGTAATTGGCTTTTTGGTTCAGATAGATTTAACGAATAA